In Daucus carota subsp. sativus chromosome 4, DH1 v3.0, whole genome shotgun sequence, one DNA window encodes the following:
- the LOC108215759 gene encoding nitrate reductase [NADH]: MATSVQNRLHHLEPGFNALNRNYNKSGFRSDSPARSCSLPGNQILFTSPKKSILLEDDYSSDEDDFNSDYQEMIEKANVELEPSVYDPRDENTSDNWIERNPSMVRLTGKHPFNSEAPLPRLMQHGFLTPVPLHYVRNHGAVPHASWDTWTVEICGLVKHPLCFTMDQLVTEFPSRELPVTLVCAGNRRKEQNMTKKSLGFNWGASAISNSVWRGVPLHHILTKCGIFSRKSGALNVCFEGAEDLPGGGGSKYGTSIKKEFAMDPSRDIMLAYMQNGERLAPDHGFPVRIIIPGFIGGRMVKWLKRIIVTTQESDNYYHLKDNKVLPSHVDAELANAEAWWYKPEYTITELNTNSAITTPSHEEILAINSWTTQTPYTLKGYAYSGGGKKVIRVEVTMDGGESWYQCKVDHQEKPNKYGKYWCWCFWSLDVDMMALLASKEIAVRAWDESHNTQPEKLNWNLMGMMNNCWFRVKTSLRKPENGEIGIMFEHPVLPGNQSGGWMAAEKQLEKSSEANKMLKKTLSSPFIANSTSADKVFTMSELKKHNSVDSPWIAVHGHVYDCTKFLKDHPGGTDSILINAGTDCTEEFEAIHSDKAKQLLEPFRIGELMATEIPQPSSCHGEINTKVSERSTIKQNIALVGREKVACKLVQKTSISHDVRLFRFALPSSDQTLGLPVGKHLFLCATIDGKLCMRAYTPSSSVDEVGYFDLVVKIYFKDTNPNFPNGGTMSQYLDSIPLGTALHIKGPVGHIEYLGKGNFMVSGKQKFAKKLAMIAGGSGITPIYQVMQAILKDPEDETKMSVVFANRTEDDILLREELDAWAEKYRDRVKVWYVIGKSLRQDWKYSVGRISESVLRERIPAGCVDALALACGPPAMIEHAVTPNLEKMGYDTKESLLVF, from the exons TCGAACCGTCCGTTTATGATCCACGAGACGAAAACACATCAGATAATTGGATTGAAAGAAATCCTTCTATGGTTCGACTTACTGGAAAACATCCATTCAACAGCGAGGCACCCCTGCCTcgcttaatgcaacacgggttCTTAACCCCCGTGCCCCTGCATTACGTCCGCAACCACGGTGCAGTCCCACACGCGAGCTGGGACACCTGGACCGTGGAGATTTGCGGACTGGTGAAACATCCGCTTTGTTTCACCATGGACCAATTAGTCACGGAGTTCCCCAGCAGGGAACTCCCTGTGACTCTGGTCTGTGCTGGAAATCGAAGAAAAGAACAAAACATGACTAAAAAGTCATTAGGCTTTAACTGGGGCGCATCTGCCATATCGAATTCTGTATGGCGGGGTGTGCCACTACACCACATTTTAACTAAGTGTGGAATTTTTAGTCGTAAATCTGGCGCCCTCAACGTCTGTTTTGAGGGTGCGGAGGATCTGCCTGGAGGAGGCGGATCCAAATACGGTACTAGTATCAAGAAAGAGTTTGCGATGGATCCATCGAGAGATATTATGCTGGCTTACATGCAAAATGGTGAGCGTTTGGCTCCGGACCACGGATTTCCAGTGAGGATAATTATTCCTGGATTTATCGGAGGAAGGATGGTGAAATGGCTGAAGCGGATCATCGTAACAACTCAAGAATCGGACAATTATTATCACTTGAAGGATAATAAGGTTCTTCCTTCTCATGTCGATGCTGAGCTAGCCAATGCCGAAG CCTGGTGGTACAAACCAGAGTACACCATCACCGAGCTAAATACAAATTCAGCGATTACAACACCTAGTCACGAAGAAATATTGGCTATAAACTCTTGGACAACTCAGACTCCCTACACTCTGAAGGGTTATGCATATTCag GTGGGGGAAAGAAAGTGATACGTGTAGAGGTGACGATGGACGGCGGAGAGAGCTGGTACCAGTGCAAAGTGGACCACCAAGAGAAGCCGAACAAGTATGGTAAATATTGGTGCTGGTGCTTTTGGTCCCTGGACGTCGACATGATGGCTCTGCTTGCTTCCAAGGAAATTGCTGTCCGCGCTTGGGATGAGTCTCATAACACGCAGCCCGAGAAGCTCAACTGGAACCTCATG ggAATGATGAACAACTGCTGGTTTCGAGTTAAGACGAGTTTGAGAAAACCAGAAAATGGCGAGATTGGGATTATGTTTGAACATCCAGTGCTGCCTGGAAACCAGTCTGGAGGGTGGATGGCAGCTGAAAAACAGCTTGAAAAATCTTCTGAAGCAAATAAGATGCTAAAGAAGACCCTTTCATCACCCTTCATAGCCAATAGTACCTCTGCGGACAAGGTTTTCACAATGTCTGAGTTGAAAAAACATAATTCGGTTGATTCTCCGTGGATCGCTGTCCATGGTCACGTATACGACTGCACCAAGTTCCTCAAAGATCATCCCGGGGGCACTGACAGCATACTCATCAATGCGGGAACAGACTGCACAGAGGAATTTGAAGCCATTCACTCTGACAAGGCGAAACAGCTACTTGAACCCTTTCGAATTGGAGAGTTGATGGCTACCGAAATTCCACAACCTAGTTCTTGTCATGGTGAAATAAACACAAAAGTATCAGAACGATCCACAATCAAGCAAAACATTGCTCTTGTTGGCCGTGAAAAAGTCGCGTGCAAGCTCGTGCAGAAAACCTCAATTTCACATGACGTGAGATTATTCCGGTTTGCATTGCCTTCATCCGATCAAACCCTCGGATTACCTGTTGGAAAGCACTTATTTCTGTGTGCCACAATTGACGGAAAGCTTTGCATGAGAGCCTACACGCCATCAAGCTCAGTCGATGAAGTAGGCTATTTTGATCTAGTTGTGAAGATATACTTCAAAGATACAAATCCCAATTTCCCCAATGGCGGAACAATGTCTCAGTATCTGGACTCGATTCCATTAGGCACCGCGTTACATATAAAGGGGCCAGTCGGTCACATTGAGTATCTTGGCAAGGGAAATTTCATGGTAAGTGGAAAGCAAAAATTTGCAAAAAAACTGGCCATGATAGCTGGTGGAAGTGGAATCACACCAATTTATCAAGTAATGCAAGCAATACTAAAGGATCCCGAAGATGAGACGAAAATGTCCGTCGTGTTTGCAAATCGGACCGAAGATGATATATTGTTAAGGGAAGAACTGGATGCTTGGGCTGAGAAGTACAGAGACAGGGTAAAAGTTTGGTATGTTATTGGAAAAAGTTTGAGACAAGATTGGAAATATAGCGTGGGGCGTATCAGTGAAAGTGTGTTGAGGGAACGTATACCGGCCGGATGCGTCGATGCGTTGGCGTTGGCCTGCGGTCCACCGGCGATGATAGAACATGCGGTGACTCCAAACCTGGAGAAAATGGGGTACGATACTAAAGAGTCTTTGCTGGTCTTTTAG